GTACAGCTTATCGGTCATTTCCAGGTGACCTTCATCATACTCCATCTTTGTTCGAACGTCGATCACCACTCCTCTCTCTTTTTCAAGCTTCTCCCTGAATTCGGAGGCGCTGATATCTATTCCGTCTGATCGTGTTAAAAAACTAAACATGCTCATTCTTTTTTATTTTTAATCCTTTTTCGATTTCTGTTCTGTTCTCAATATGTATTACTTATTCAATTCTTCTTTCATACCTGGCTAAACTGACAAGGCACTGTTCGCCTCATTCAGTATTGCAGGCATTAAAAGAACGTGTAGTAGAAGAAAAGGACGGAAACCACCAGAAATACGAGGGTCATGCCCCCTCCCGCCCTGAAATAGTCCTTTGTCTTGTATCCGCCGGCCGACATCATCAAAGCGTTCACCTGATGGGTTGGCAGTACAAATGAGTTCCCCGCATTCACTGCGGCGAGCAGCACGAGCGGACGCGGATCCACGCCCGCAATGGTGCCTATACCAACCACCAGCGGTGCCAGAACCACAACCGCTCCCACATTCGACATCACCAGTGAAAATCCGGTTGATAAAATGGCTACGGTAAACAGCAGTACCAGAAGGCTGCTGCCCTCTATTAAACTCATCACGTTTTCGGCCAGAAATTGCGCTGTACCGCTGTTCTGCATTGCGGTTCCCAACGGTATCAATCCTACAAGCAGAAAAACCACTTTCCACTCGATCGACTTATAGGCTTCCTGGATGGAGAGCACGTTCAGGAGCACCATCGCAACGGCGCCGGTCAAAAATGCAATGGAGATCGAAAATCCGCTCATGGCCAGCCCGATCGCAAGCAAAAAGCTGCCCGCGGCCTGCCATGTTTTAGACCGGTCCTTCACATCTGCAGTTACCGTTGTTGCCACCACAAACGGATCGGTATTTTGCAGTTCTTTGATGTTTCTCCAGGGGCCATAAATGATAAATGTATCACCGCCCCTGATTTTGTGATCAGAAAAATCGTCTTCAACCCGCTCCCCTTCGCTGAAGAGCATGATCGGTTCTACCGCATATCGCCTTCTCAGGGAAAACTCACGGATGGATTGTCCCACAAGATCCGAGCTTGGAGGTACAATCACCTCTACAAAACCGGCCTCTTCAGGATCATCAATACCTTCAAAAATAGTTTCATCATGTGTCTCTGTGAGGTTGTTCTCCTGCACGTAACGGTTCAGTTTCTCTGTATCGCCATACAAAGCCATGATATCTCCGGGTTGAAGAACCGTCTCTCTCCACGGACCATATTTTGTTTCATTTGCATCTCTCAGCGCCAGAATATTCACTCCGTGCCGGCTCCAGATTCCGCTCTCCTCAATTGTCTTTTCTGCCAATGCTGAGATCGGCTCCACCCTGAAATAGCGAATATCTTTTTTCAGGCTGAATGCGTCCATGATTTTTTCCTGCTCGGTTTTATCCACTGCACCCTCGGATGAACCCTGCGGCAAGAAGTATTTTCCAAGAAGTACGAAGAACAGGATAGCGGCAACCAGCAGTGCCACGCCCACCGGAGTTACAGCAAAAAGGCCGTAGGGGTCAAGACCTGCATTTGCAAGCAAATCGTTTGTCAGAATAAGATGGCCGGAACCAACCATGGTCAGTGTACCCCCGATAATGGCTGCAAAGCCAATCGGCATGATCAAAACGGATGCCGACACTTTGATGCGGCGTGCAATATCCATAATACTGGGAAGAAACAGCGCTGCAGCACCAATGTTCTGAATCACCCCGGAAAGCGTACCCACTGAAAGGGATAGTGATCCCAGGACCGACGATTTTTTCTTCCCAACCCTTTTCAGCAGCCATTTTGAAAAACGCGACATCATCCCGGTTCGGGCCACACCTTCACCCAATATCATTACTGCAATCATCGCCACCACTGCATTGCTCGAAAAACCGGCCAGCGCCTCTCCGGTGGTTAATATTCCCGACCAGCTAAGTGCAAGCATCGTTATCAGGGCCGTGACATCGATTCGTACAATTTCTGTCACCAGCATAAAGATGGTAAAACTCATGATGGTGAGTACGATGATAATTTCTGTTTCCATTACACTTTCTACGCCTCCTGTTGATATTTTATAGCGGAACAGCTGCAATGGATATCAGCTGTTGACTGCCGCTCTGTTTTCTCTGATTGATTCATTGTTAAATATTGGTCTGTAGAGGAGAAAATTTTCGCCGGAACTGTTTGTCTTTCTCTTTGTAAAATGAAACCGCGTCATCCACGTCAAAGAAGAAATTCTGTTCCCCCATTACCTCCTGAATGCCTGATTTTTTCAGCTTATCACGAACCGGTCCAATGGCTCCCGCAATAAAAAACTTCACACCTTTTTCCCTCACATTGCTGATCGTCTCCTCCAGCGCATGGATACCCGTTGAATCGATTGTGTTGATTGCAGACGCATCCAGAATAATCAGCTTCAGGCTGTCGCCGTGACGATCCATTCTTTGATTCAGTGTTTCCTGAAAATGCTCTACATTTGCAAAGTAGAGTGAGGAGTCGTAGCGATAAATCAGGATTTCGTCGTCTACATTGGCTTTTGTGTACCGCTCAATATTCCGGTATGTCTTTGTATCTCCCAGGCGGCCAAGTTCTGCACTGTGAGGCCTGGTTGTGCTGTAGATAACCAGTATCAGGGAGAGTACAACCCCAACCGCAATCCCCTCTTCAATCCCAAGGGCAAGCGTGGATATGAATGTGGTAAGAAGCATCGCCAGATCCCGCTTATCGGTTTTCCAAAGGTTTTTCATCTCCTTAAAATCAAACAAACCCGCAACCGCCACCATAATGATGGCCGCCAGAACCGCATTCGGCAGGTAGTAGAAGAGGGGTGTCAAAAATATAACGGTGAGTCCGATCAAAACAGCCGTGATCATGGAAGCCAGCGTTGTATTTGCACCGGCCTGATCGTTGACGGCAGTACGCGAAAACCCTCCGGTTACGGGAAATGACTGAAAAAAAGCACCGCCCAGATTGGCCCCACCCAATGCGATCAGTTCCTGATTCGCGTCCACCTTATACCCTTTTTTATTGGCAATGGCTTTGGCAACCGCGATTGATTCCATATAACTGACCAGGGAGATCACCAGAATGATTGATATGAGACTGGTGAAGTCGGAACTGCTCAATCCTGGAATTTCAAAGGATGGAAGACCGATGGGAACCGTGCCCACAATATCCACTCCGTTATTGCTGAGGCCCAGCAGTGCGGTGACTGCTGTTCCGATTACAACCACCACAAGCGCAGATGGAAACGTTTTTTTCCATCGTTTCAGAAGAATCAGGATGATGATGGAGCTAAAACCGATGAGTGCCGTATAGATACTGATCTCGGACGCATTCTGAATGGTGCCCGAAAGTATTTCAAACACCTGTTTTGTTCTGGGCAGGTCAAGCCCCAGAAGATTTTTTATCTGGCTTGCACCGATGATCAGCGCAGCTGCAGATGTAAATCCTGAAAGAACCGGGTGAGACAGGAAATTGACCAGGAATCCCATCCTGAATACTCCCATCAGAAACTGAACCAGCCCTACACCCAAAGCGGCCATAATAGCCAGATGTATAAACCGGTCGCTTCCGGGATCTGCCAGCTCCCCCACTCCCGCAACCACCAGAAGGGAGACCATGGCTACGGGACCAACTGCAAGCTGCCTGGATGTGCCAAATATGGCATAAATCAACAGCGGCACAATGGACGCGTACAATCCGTAAACGGGTGGCATGCCGGCGAGGATAGCGTAGGCCATACCCTGGGGCACAAGCATGATCGCAACCGTGATACCGGCAGAAAGGTCGCCGGATAATTTCTCACGGTCATAAGAGCGCAGTGTATCCACGATCGGCAAAAAACGGCCGAGCTTCTCCATCTCTATTCTTATTTCTTATTTTTTATTAATTCAGAACCGGGTTTTCCGACTGAAGTGTGATGCCTCCGGCCGGAAAACAACCGGTAACTGAAATCTGATCTCCGAGCTGTTTACGCAGGCTGTACCGCCTTGTATTTTTCGAAGTCGTCCTCGATTAGCGTCACGTCATATCCTTCTCTTTTAAGAAGTGCAGACGCTACGGCTGACCTTCCGCCCGTCATGCAATAGACAAGGTATTTTTTGCTTTTATCGAGTTCACTGAATCTTGGAAGCAGCCGTGTATGTGCGATGTTGATCGCTCCTTCCACTTTGCTTTCATCATACTCTGACGCTTTTCGAACATCAAGTATCTCTGTATCGGCATCTTTTTCTTCTACCGCGCTGAAATCGGTCGTGTCCAGTTTGGACAGTTCATTTCCCTGCTCCTTATAGAGCAAAAGGTCTCGTGCCGTAAAAAAGCCGGCAATATTGTCGAGACCGATTCTGTACAGGTCACGAACCGCTTCGGTCAGCTGATGCTCCTCAACCAATAAATAGATTTGCTGGTCTTCGGTGATATACGAGCCTGCAACAGTGTTGAATTGCTTGGTGAGGGGTGATAAAAGTGAGCCCGGGATATGGCCGCCTTCGTAATCATTTCTGTCACGCGTATCCAGAATCACTCCATCCTCTTTTGAAGCTGCAATCCCGACCTCCTTCAGGGTCATGCGCTTCACGGAAGGCAGTCCACCGATAAGGGCAGGACCGATTTTATTATCCCGTTTCATACGTGCGAAGTAAAGCGGCGGCTCCGGCTGACCTTCGAGTATAAATTTCACAAAATTGTCTTCGGAGGTCGCCGACTTCAGTGAGTTATTGTACCGAAGCTCATACCCGACCGTAGACTCCGGAATAGCACCGAGTGCTTTTCCACATGCGCTGCCTGCACCGTGACCCGGCCAGATCTGCATATACTCCGGCATGCTCTTGAACTGCTCCACGGTTTTATAGAGCGTACGAGCAGAAGGTTCCATAACGTCCTGCATTCCTGCGGCCGACTCCAGAAGGTCCGGGCGGCCAACGTCACCGACAAATACGAAGTCGCCGGTTGCCACTCCCATAGGCTCATCCGCGGCGGCGCCGTCGGTGATCAGGTAGCTCAAATGCTCCGGAGTATGTCCCGGAGTATGCCACGCTTTGATGGTAATGTTTCCGATTGAGAATGAATCCCCATCATTCAGCAACTCAAAGTCATAATCGCTGCCTTTGAGCCACTCATATTTCCAGTCCTTATCACCCTCGTCGGATGCGTAGACCTTCACTCCTCTTTCCGCAAACTCGCGAAGCCCGGAGATGTAGTCTGCATGAATGTGGGTGTCGGCGGCTGCAACGATCGTCAGTCCCTGGTCGGCAGCATGATCAATGTACTGATCAATGTCGCGCATGGGATCAATCACTACTGCGGTTCCGTTTGCCTGGCATCCAACCATGTAGGCGTACTGAGCCAGTTTGTCGTCGAAGAATTGTTTGAAATACATAGGTTTGTTCTTTTTGTCTTTTTTTGTTGTTGATATTCTTGCATGCGTCCCCTCTCGAGAGAGGACAGGTGATGAAGCGTTTAGCGAATCATCAGGGGTGTGTTTATTGGCCACGGAGGCACGGAATATGTTATGCTTTTTCCGTGCTTCTGTGACTTGAATCAATGCGGCAGTTTGTCGCGCAGCATGCCGTATGCATAGGTGCCGGCTATCGCAGATAAAATCGGGATAATCATAATGGTAAGCCCGCTGCCAAGCAGTGCGAACATGGGGCCTGGGCAGGCTCCAAGAAGCGCCCATCCGAGCCCGAATATGGATCCGCCAACGATATAGCGCGTCACCTGTTTCGGATCCTTCGGCGGTATCGTTATCGGGTTTCCATAAACATCCTTCATGTTCTTACGCTTGATAATTTGTACTGAGATGACCCCTACGATGACGGCGAGGCCAATAATCCCGTACATATGAATAGAGTCGAACCGGAACATCTCCTGAATCCTGAACCAGGATACCACTTCCGATTTAACCAGCACAAAGCCAAATGCGGTGCCGATCAGCAGATATTTAATGTATTCAGATAATTTCATGTCTTTCTTTGCAGTCTTATAAATTGAATGTCGTTTAGCCCAGAATAATCGGGTAGATGAAATAGGTCATCAGCAATCCGCCGATAAAGAAACCGATCACTGCGATCAGGGAGGCGAGCTGAAGGTCAGACAGGCCCGAAATGGCGTGTCCGGAGGTACATCCTCCCGCGTATCGTGCGCCGAATCCAACCAGGAATCCGCCCAGCACCAGTACAGTCAGCCCTACACCCGTTCCCAGCATCTCCCAGGCAAAAAGGTCATTAGGCACCAGGCCCCCGAAATCCTGTATTCCAAGCGCCTGCAGATCGCTGATCGTGCTCATGGAGAGAGCGATTGGCTCGGGGTTTTCAAATATATATCCACCGAGAAAACCTCCCAGTACGGACCCAACCAGAAACGTCAGGTTCCATTTGCCGGCTGTTTTCCAGTCGTAATTGAAAAACTCCACGTTCCCGAAGTTGCACGCGGCGCAGACGTGACGCAGGTTTGCTGACACGCCAAACATTTTACCGCCCAGCAGCAGAAGAATCGGTACGGTTAGTCCGATAATCGGACCGGCCACGTACCAGGGCCAGGGTTCATATAGAAAGTCAAACATGGTATTGCTTCAGTTGATTTTTTAATTGTTTCATCAAATATAGACAACTTGACACTACTTGTCAATACAAGTTGTATTTTTTGGTTTGTCCACCTCATTCGGCGATATAAACGAACATGAGTTTGCTATGCCCTGCCCCTCAGCATTCCGTACCAGTACATTTTGGGAAGCAGGTCTTTTTTCATGTGATACATGCTCCATCTTTCTTTGGCCTGGTTGATCGGAAATGAAGGTGTCATATTATTGTCATAATCAAATTCCGCCAGAATCAGTTTATTAAAGCCTGTGATAAGTGGACAGGAGCCGTAACCGTCATATCTAAGTGACGGATCAATTTCACCCTTTTGGATCAGCGAGACCAGATTTCCTGTAACCACCTTCGATTGCTTTCGTACTGCGGCTCCGGTTTTTGCATTGGGCGTGCTTCCGGCGTCTCCCAGGCTGAAGATATTGGGATAGCGATTATGCTGAAGCGAATACTTATCAACATCCACCCATCCTTCAGCGTCTGCAATGGGGCTCTTCTTGATAAATTCAGGCGCACTCATTGGCGGCGTTACATGAATCATATCAAAAGAAATCTCCTTTTCATCCACCGGCTTACCGTCTTTCAGAATGTCATAAACGGCTATTTTTTCATCCGCTTTAATCTCCTTCAGATTGTGTGTGAAATGTGTGGTTATACCGTACCGTTTAAGCACCGGCTGCAATGCTTCAGCTATCTCCGTAACCCCGAAAATCACCGTTCCTGCTGTTGTAAACCGCACATCAATATCATTAAGAATGCCTGCCTTTTTCCAGGTATCGCTCGCCAGATACATAATTTTCTGTGGAGCACCACCGCACTTGAACTTGGTTCCCGGTTGGGTAAAAAGTGCCGTTCCGCTCTTTGTGTTGTCAATACACTCTTTCACATAGTTTAGATTTCTGTAGGAGTAGATGCTGCAAATCTGGTTGCTGCCAAGCCCTTCCGCGAGGCCGGGAATGGCGTCCCAGTCAACCTGGATACCAGGTGCAACAATCAGGTAGTCGTAGGAGTACTGCGCGCCTGATCCCGTGATGACGATGTTTCGTTCCGGCTCAAATGCAGTTGCATAATCCCTTATCCAGGCGGTTTTATCGGGGATCACCTGCTCCATTGGTTTTTGAGAGTTTTCTTTCCCGATCACTCCTGCTCCCGAAAACGTCCACATCGGCTGATAATAATGTGTTTCTGATGGTTCCATGATCGCAATGTCAGGGTGCTTCAGCTTTTTGTGCAGCTGGGCAGCAACGGTTATCCCCGCCGAGCCGCCGCCGATAATCAGAAACTGATGGTGTGCAGCAAATGGTTTTGCGTCTTCTGAATCTACTTGTTTTCCTAAAATCGTTGTTAAATTTGCCATGGCAGTATGGATTGGTTATGGACTACATAAAATGTACAATTAATTACATGTATTAACAAGTATTGATGATTTGATTCGAATTCTCTATTTTGGATGAAAAAAGATGACATGCTGAAAAAAGGAGTACCACGCCACAGTCAGATATCCCAGTGGATTCGCAGCCAGATTGAGGAGGGTGTATTTGAGCCGGAAGAGAAACTGCCATCTGAAAACGAACTGGCAAAAAAATTTGATGTAAGCCGCGTCACCATCCGCAGAGCGCTTCAGTCGCTTGAAAGCGACGAGGTGATCTACAGATGCCAAGGGCTTGGTTCTTTTGTCAGCGACAAGCGTACTCCGCACAACCTCGTGCGCCTTACCGATTTTAATGAAGACATGGCAAAGGCAGGGCTGAAAGCTTCATCAAAAGTTCATGAATTTCGCGTAATTGAAGCTCCCTCCTGGCTGCTTGCCCCGCTTCAGATAGAGAAGGGCACCAAAGTAATGCAGATCGACCGCCTCAGGCTGGGCGACGGTGACCCTGTTGCATTCGATAGTACATGGCTCCCCATTCTTTACGGCCAGCTTCTGTCTGATGAAAAGCTGCGCAAATCAACCATTTATAAAATATTGGAAGAGGAGTATGATATTGAGGTGATCCGCGGAACCTATCGCTTTTCTGCAGATATTGCCGATGAAGTACTCTCAAAAGAGCTGAATATTGAAGCCGGCTCACCGCTACTGGTGATAGAGCGGTCTACATTTACCATGGGCAATAAGCCGGTCTATTTTCAGCGCCGCTACTACAGAACAGACAAGGTGATGTATGAAATGACCCTTGAACGATCTCAGGGTGCTGAAGGGAGCTTTGAAAACATGCCCCTTAAAGAGTTTGTACCTGTTTTTAATCCTTAAAAATAATATTACTATGAAACTCATTCTTCTTCTTTTTGCACTTACAGCCAATTTCATACCTCAAATTGACAGATCCGATTCAGGACTCTTCGTTGTTGTTACCTCAGCCGATGCGGAAACCCAGATGATGGCGATGGTACTTGCCACGCAATCCATCAATCAGGATGTAAACGTGCGCATTCTCTTATGCAGCGAAGCCGGTGAACTGGCTGTCAAAAACAGTGAATCACCCATGTTCGCCCCTCCAAACCGTTCTCCCAAACAGCTTCTGTCCGGCCTGATTGAGCGCGGGGCCGTTGTGGAAGTTTGCGGTATTTTTCTGCCTAACCGGGAGTACACCAGCGAAGATCTTATAGACGGTGTGGGCACCGCCAGTCCCCCGGAAGTTGCAGAGTATATGCGGGGTGAAGGAATCAGATACTTTACATTTTGATCTGCCATGCTTGAAAATCAACCAAACTGGGTAAAACTTGTATTAGTCTGCCTGATATGCCTTCTTATATTCAGCGCTATCGGGCTGATCATCAGTTATCTCACTTAACCCTAACCAAGCACTGACCGTGATGAAAAAAAACATGGGCAACCTCGACCGAACCCTCAGAGTCATGGTAGCAATTGTTATTGCCATTCTCTATTTCACAGGAACCATCTCAGGAACCCTTGCAATTATTCTGGGTGTCGTATCGGTGGCTTTTATACTGACCAGCATGGTGGGCACCTGTCCCGTCTATCTTCCTTTTGGCCTTTCTACCGTCAAAAATGACCGTTCTGATTAGTCATCATGACTGACTACCCCCGTAAAAAACTGATCATTGCAGGCGGGGGACATGCATCGCTGCCGTTAATTAAAATGGGGCGGTACTGGAAGGGGAAAAACCTGTCTGTCACTCTGGTATCTGCTGAAAATTACCTTGTGTATTCCGGCGCCCTTCCCCAGTACCTGGGCGGCTTTTACAAATGGGAGGAGACAGCCATCAATCTCGAAGAGCTCTGCAGCCGATATGGTGTGGAGTTTATCAGGGCACGGGTGGGTTCAGTGAACCGCCAAAAAAACACTATCGGGATTGATGCGGGTAATGAACTTTCGTTTGATTATCTGCTGATTAACGTAGGTGTAAAAACGTCGGGTTACTCAAGCGGTGATAAGATCTACCCCGTAAAACCGATGTCTGCACTGATTGACCTCAAAAAAAAGCTTGAATCCGGCGACTGCAGAAAACTGATGATTCTTGGCGGGGGAGCTGCCGGAACGGAGATTGCCCTGAACCTGTCGCATCCAAACTGCACGTATCGCCCTGCTATTACGATTATTGAAAAAGAGAATAGCCTGCTGAGCGGTTTTCCTCAAAAGGCATCTATCAATGCGGAGCACATCCTGAGAAACCGCGGCGTTGAGGTTCTTACAGGGAATACATTCAAAAAAAGTGACACAGAACCATTTGATGCGGTAATTATGGCAACCGGAAATGAGCCGGAGAGCGTGAATATCAGCCATAATTTTAAAACGGGGTCCGGCAACCGGCTTCTTACTGACAGAACATTGCTGGTTACGGGATCAGACTGCATTTTTGCAGCCGGTGACACCGCTGATGTTGACGGTGCGGACTTCTCACAGATTGGCGTACATGCAGTGAAACAGGGAAAAACACTCCGCGCCAACATTGAGTCGCTGCTTGACCGAAAACCGCTGAACAAATACTCTCCGTACTCTATTAATCCGCTTATTATTTCGGATGGCCCCGATCGCGCAATTTTCACTGCGGCTGGTCTTTCCGTAACGGGTCGTGCGCCGGCAGTAATGAAATATGTACTCGACATGAAATGGCTCGAAAAATATACAATGGAACCGGAAAACCGCCGCCCTGTCTACATGCTCTTAAAAGACGGTATGGACAGATCCTCCGATTGACGGTTTAACCTTTGAATACCCGCCTCATAAATCTCTTTTTGGCGGGTTACTGGCACATTGCTCCCCGATGGAGAATACGCTATCTTTGAAAGCCAAACGATTATTCACCATTTTAATCAAACAAAACGATGCAAATTTCCACTATTTATTTCCTGATGGGCAACCCGGAGGGCGGCGGTGACGGTGCCATCATTAATCTGCTTTTTCTTGGAGCCCTCTTTTTTGTCTTTTACTTCTTCATCATTCGTCCGCAGAGCAAGCGTCAGAAAGAGGTGCAGAAGAAAGTGAGCGAAATGAAAAAGGGAGACAAGGCAGTTACCTCCGGCGGCATGATCGGTATTGTGAACACCATAGACGAAGAGACTGTTCTACTGGAGATCGACAGCGGCGTCAAAGCCCGTTTTCAGAAAGGGTCCATTACGGATGTAAATCCCGGAAAGAACAAGTGAGGGATTGATGAATGATCATTCATTATTGATTAATTGAATTTGTCTGAGTATCAATTTCCCGTTTAATCATAGTCGAACACACCCCTAAATCCCCTCTCGAGAGGGGACTTTAGAATTTTCCCTCTACATAAATCCATGCCAATAACTCCATTCCATAGCATTCCCGACGCCATTGAGGACATCCGTGCGGGTAAGATGATCATCGTAGTGGACGATGAAGACCGGGAAAATGAGGGGGATTTTCTGATGGCGGCCGATAAGGTATCGCCTGAGGCTGTCAATATCATGGTAAAGCACGGACGCGGATTGGTGTGTGTTCCTATCACAAGGCACCGAGCCCACGAGCTGAACCTGGACTATATGGTTACCGAGGGAGCTGATCCCGATGAAGCAGCTTTCACCATCTCGGTTGATCACAAAAAGCTTACGACCACCGGCATTTCCGCACCCGACAGGGCCAACACGATCAGGGAGCTGATCAACCCAAAGGCGAGCCCCACCGATTTTCGTCGTCCGGGACATGTATTTCCACTGATTGGCGTGGATGGCGGGGTTTTGCGCCGCGCCGGTCATACAGAAGCAGCCATAGACCTTGCCCGGCTTGCCGGAAGTGCGCCGGCTGGAATCATCTGTGAAATCATGCATGATGACGGAGAAATGGCCCGCCTGCCCGAACTAATCGGACTCTCACGGAAGTTCGACTTGAAGCTCATCACGATCAAGGACCTCATTGCATACCGGATGAAGCATGAGTCTCTCGTTAAAAATGTGATGAGCGTGGATATGCCCACCATTTACGGTGATTTCATGCTGCATGTATTTGAGGAGAAACTTACAGGTGAAAATCATCTTGCATTCACAAAAGGTGAATGGACTGAAGAGGATTCGGTTCTGACCCGGGTGCACGCAGCCAACATGCTCGCAGACATTTTTGGCAGCAAAAGAAGCGACAAAACCGGCCTCCTGCATCAGAGCTTCCGGATGATTGAAAAAGAGGACCGCGGCGTTGTTCTATACATGGATCAGATGAGCCATGAGCGCAATATTGTTGACCAGATCCGCGCCATGAAACTCCAGGAAGAGGGCCACACAAAAGATGAGATCCGCCAGAAACTGGGCGCCAAGATGGACTCCAGGGATTATGGCGTGGGCGCACAAATTCTCCACTCTTTGGGCATCCGCAAACTGAGGCTTCTTACCAATAACCCTGTAAAGCGGGTTGGTCTCAACAGTTTCGGGCTTGAAATGGTAGAAGAGGTATCAATCCCGGTTGATCATATCGACACAGATCATCCCGACGAAAAACTGGACAAACCGGTTAAGAAAGAGGGCTTTTTGAAGCGCTTGATGCTGGAGTGAGGAATGGGAGTTTTGAGTGTTTAGTTTTGGGTTTTGAGTTGGAAATACCAATGACCCAATCCCAAATTCCAAATTTAAAACCAGTGCTATTTTAATCAGCCCGTCTCACGTCTGCCTTTTGCCTTTTGCTTTCTAAGAAATTTTAAGTCAAATTCCCTGCGAAAAAACGATGGTGCGCCTGCCAGAAACGATGATTCTGCGCTCAAGATGCGCTTTGACCGCCCTTGACAGAACAATCCTTTCAATATCCCTTCCAATCTGCTTTAAGCTTTTTGGCTCCATTTCGTGATTTACGCGTTCCACGTCCTGTTCGATGATTGGACCTTCATCCAGATCTTCCGTCGCATAATGCGCAGTGGCTCCAATCATTTTTACTCCGCGCTGATGAGCCCGTTCATATGGATTTCCACCCTGAAATGCCGGCAAAAAAGCATGATGTATATTGATGATTCGCTCTTCATACTCGTCCACAAACTGGGGCGATAGCACCTGCATGTATCTGGCGAGTACAACCAGA
This DNA window, taken from Rhodohalobacter mucosus, encodes the following:
- a CDS encoding GntR family transcriptional regulator; its protein translation is MKKDDMLKKGVPRHSQISQWIRSQIEEGVFEPEEKLPSENELAKKFDVSRVTIRRALQSLESDEVIYRCQGLGSFVSDKRTPHNLVRLTDFNEDMAKAGLKASSKVHEFRVIEAPSWLLAPLQIEKGTKVMQIDRLRLGDGDPVAFDSTWLPILYGQLLSDEKLRKSTIYKILEEEYDIEVIRGTYRFSADIADEVLSKELNIEAGSPLLVIERSTFTMGNKPVYFQRRYYRTDKVMYEMTLERSQGAEGSFENMPLKEFVPVFNP
- a CDS encoding DsrE family protein, whose protein sequence is MKLILLLFALTANFIPQIDRSDSGLFVVVTSADAETQMMAMVLATQSINQDVNVRILLCSEAGELAVKNSESPMFAPPNRSPKQLLSGLIERGAVVEVCGIFLPNREYTSEDLIDGVGTASPPEVAEYMRGEGIRYFTF
- a CDS encoding YgaP family membrane protein, whose amino-acid sequence is MKKNMGNLDRTLRVMVAIVIAILYFTGTISGTLAIILGVVSVAFILTSMVGTCPVYLPFGLSTVKNDRSD
- a CDS encoding NAD(P)/FAD-dependent oxidoreductase; this translates as MTDYPRKKLIIAGGGHASLPLIKMGRYWKGKNLSVTLVSAENYLVYSGALPQYLGGFYKWEETAINLEELCSRYGVEFIRARVGSVNRQKNTIGIDAGNELSFDYLLINVGVKTSGYSSGDKIYPVKPMSALIDLKKKLESGDCRKLMILGGGAAGTEIALNLSHPNCTYRPAITIIEKENSLLSGFPQKASINAEHILRNRGVEVLTGNTFKKSDTEPFDAVIMATGNEPESVNISHNFKTGSGNRLLTDRTLLVTGSDCIFAAGDTADVDGADFSQIGVHAVKQGKTLRANIESLLDRKPLNKYSPYSINPLIISDGPDRAIFTAAGLSVTGRAPAVMKYVLDMKWLEKYTMEPENRRPVYMLLKDGMDRSSD
- the yajC gene encoding preprotein translocase subunit YajC, whose protein sequence is MQISTIYFLMGNPEGGGDGAIINLLFLGALFFVFYFFIIRPQSKRQKEVQKKVSEMKKGDKAVTSGGMIGIVNTIDEETVLLEIDSGVKARFQKGSITDVNPGKNK
- the ribB gene encoding 3,4-dihydroxy-2-butanone-4-phosphate synthase, which translates into the protein MPITPFHSIPDAIEDIRAGKMIIVVDDEDRENEGDFLMAADKVSPEAVNIMVKHGRGLVCVPITRHRAHELNLDYMVTEGADPDEAAFTISVDHKKLTTTGISAPDRANTIRELINPKASPTDFRRPGHVFPLIGVDGGVLRRAGHTEAAIDLARLAGSAPAGIICEIMHDDGEMARLPELIGLSRKFDLKLITIKDLIAYRMKHESLVKNVMSVDMPTIYGDFMLHVFEEKLTGENHLAFTKGEWTEEDSVLTRVHAANMLADIFGSKRSDKTGLLHQSFRMIEKEDRGVVLYMDQMSHERNIVDQIRAMKLQEEGHTKDEIRQKLGAKMDSRDYGVGAQILHSLGIRKLRLLTNNPVKRVGLNSFGLEMVEEVSIPVDHIDTDHPDEKLDKPVKKEGFLKRLMLE